A stretch of the Desulfobacter sp. genome encodes the following:
- a CDS encoding DUF945 family protein has product MTVSVDKSFEKIEFQGNWAGLFENEENGIGPVHFDSQMTRLTRLLWQGKGSMTVDRFTIDEDQEKIDLSNLALTYHMTATEDKKELNLGMGMTADQVDFNGQDLSGWSFQVGVNHMDAQAYENLILLYSKITNQYLSQMSNPNIQPEEIQAIMGGAMAKNSAQIMAEVEKLLKKGLEIQVSQVDMKLPQGKIEGRFLLGLKKNISLAQFILFAGQPSLALDYFSLESELCMPRELAGPRQDLTAPVFPGMETGLFVPKGDRLCHGAETKDGKLYLNGTQVVLDQP; this is encoded by the coding sequence ATGACCGTCTCTGTGGACAAAAGCTTTGAAAAAATAGAGTTCCAGGGCAACTGGGCCGGGCTTTTTGAGAATGAGGAAAACGGGATAGGGCCCGTCCATTTTGATTCCCAGATGACCCGTCTGACCCGGTTGCTCTGGCAGGGTAAGGGATCCATGACTGTGGATCGGTTTACCATTGATGAAGACCAGGAGAAGATTGATCTGTCCAATCTTGCCCTGACCTACCATATGACGGCCACTGAAGATAAAAAAGAGTTAAACCTGGGTATGGGCATGACCGCAGACCAGGTGGACTTTAACGGTCAGGACCTGTCCGGCTGGTCTTTCCAGGTCGGGGTAAATCATATGGACGCCCAGGCCTATGAAAATCTTATCCTTTTGTATTCAAAAATTACCAACCAGTATCTCTCCCAGATGTCCAACCCCAATATCCAGCCCGAAGAGATTCAGGCAATTATGGGAGGTGCCATGGCAAAGAACAGCGCTCAGATTATGGCCGAGGTTGAAAAACTGCTGAAAAAGGGACTTGAAATTCAGGTGTCCCAGGTGGACATGAAGTTGCCCCAGGGTAAAATTGAGGGCCGGTTTCTGCTGGGGCTGAAAAAAAATATCTCCCTGGCCCAGTTTATTTTGTTTGCAGGCCAGCCGTCCCTGGCCCTGGACTATTTTTCCCTTGAATCAGAGCTTTGCATGCCCCGGGAACTGGCAGGTCCAAGGCAGGATTTAACCGCTCCGGTTTTTCCGGGAATGGAGACCGGGCTTTTTGTCCCCAAAGGGGATAGACTCTGCCATGGGGCAGAGACCAAGGATGGCAAGCTCTATCTCAACGGAACCCAAGTGGTTCTGGATCAGCCCTAA
- a CDS encoding DUF945 family protein, giving the protein MKKGFLVIAVLVLAGIPGMLFFNGILMERTVQKGFQDINQMYSQTGSDLKLAIVEYDRGLFDTRFEWKIDFGSLEPVYGIKDIRFVETASHGFLGITSETSLEKNLWFTDWVNTHLNGKNPLKIQTRYAVSGPIVSTISLDEFSITPPQVPPPSVSRVLT; this is encoded by the coding sequence ATGAAAAAAGGGTTTCTTGTCATTGCTGTACTTGTTTTAGCCGGAATTCCGGGGATGCTTTTTTTCAACGGTATTCTCATGGAGAGGACCGTTCAAAAAGGGTTCCAGGATATCAACCAGATGTATAGTCAGACCGGATCGGATCTGAAACTTGCCATTGTTGAATATGACAGAGGGCTTTTTGACACCCGGTTTGAGTGGAAAATCGACTTTGGCAGCCTTGAACCGGTATACGGCATCAAGGATATACGCTTTGTGGAAACCGCCTCCCATGGGTTTTTAGGCATTACGTCTGAAACCAGCCTGGAAAAAAATCTCTGGTTTACCGATTGGGTCAATACCCATCTGAACGGGAAAAATCCTTTGAAAATCCAGACCCGGTACGCGGTTTCCGGCCCCATTGTCAGCACCATCTCCCTGGATGAATTTTCAATTACCCCCCCCCAAGTCCCCCCCCCCTCAGTGTCAAGGGTCTTGACATGA
- a CDS encoding ATP-dependent RecD-like DNA helicase, with protein sequence MITIKGKLSRITYQNPDNHYTVCRVRLPKVVEPVTVVGHLAGVAEGEQLTLNGSWISHPKYGDQFKTDTYEVTLPDTILGIRKYLGSGLIPGISASLADRIVDTLGEDTLEVIENQPEKLLDVHGIGKAKKNLIEKAWNAHHSVRRVMHFLQGSPVGVAHAGTILKTYGNGALDVLKTDPYLLAKDIPAIGFRAADRMARAAGIPRDDENRLAACLVCQLILLAQEGHVYGEKQALIRGCARQTGVDPRMFEPVLSKLSDQKEVVAEDNCIYLYRLYQAEQGIARRIQALLSMPARQFAINEDQITEKVLSTMAVRLSKEQLDVVTQILAQKVSIITGGPGTGKTTLVRALCTVFKGLDLKVVLSAPTGRAARRLSEVTGKKAFTLHKLLGFDHETGTFGKNFANPLDLDLFVVDEASMVDTFLMYRLVEAMPAGASLILVGDTFQLPSVGPGNVLSDLIESKCVEIFSLTRIFRQALESPIVMHAHAIRKGRMPDIKSAGPDTASEFYFIETREPSRVVETISELCAKRIPKAFPHIEEVQVLTPMHRGEAGTINLNQQLQAVLNTSAGGIESHGVVFKPGDKVMHLKNNYEKEVFNGDIGRVAEADKTKGKVVVDYEGRRVPYELLELDELTLAYTISVHKSQGSEYQAVIIALTLPHFLLLQRNLLYTAMTRGKHLVIIVGSSKAFETAFENNKTALRLSGLKQRLIDV encoded by the coding sequence ATGATCACCATCAAAGGAAAGCTTTCCCGCATCACCTACCAGAATCCTGACAACCATTATACGGTCTGCCGGGTGAGGCTGCCGAAGGTGGTTGAGCCGGTTACCGTGGTCGGCCACCTGGCCGGGGTGGCTGAAGGCGAGCAATTGACCCTGAACGGATCATGGATTTCCCATCCCAAATACGGGGACCAGTTCAAGACGGATACCTATGAGGTCACCCTGCCTGATACAATCTTAGGCATCCGAAAATATCTGGGATCCGGCCTGATCCCGGGGATCAGTGCCTCCCTTGCCGACAGGATCGTGGATACCTTGGGTGAAGATACCCTTGAGGTGATTGAAAATCAGCCGGAAAAGCTGCTGGATGTCCACGGCATTGGCAAGGCCAAGAAAAATTTGATCGAAAAGGCCTGGAACGCCCATCATTCCGTCCGGCGGGTGATGCACTTTCTTCAGGGGAGTCCCGTGGGGGTCGCCCATGCCGGGACCATATTGAAAACCTACGGAAATGGCGCTCTTGACGTTCTTAAAACCGATCCCTATCTTCTGGCAAAAGATATCCCTGCCATCGGGTTCAGGGCCGCAGATCGCATGGCCAGAGCGGCCGGCATCCCCAGAGATGATGAAAACCGTCTGGCTGCCTGCCTTGTCTGTCAACTCATTCTTTTGGCGCAGGAGGGGCATGTATACGGAGAAAAGCAGGCCTTGATCCGGGGATGTGCCCGGCAGACCGGGGTGGACCCTCGGATGTTTGAACCGGTTTTATCCAAGTTATCAGATCAAAAAGAGGTGGTGGCAGAAGACAACTGCATCTATCTTTACCGGCTTTACCAGGCTGAACAAGGGATTGCCCGCAGGATACAGGCACTCTTGTCCATGCCGGCACGACAATTTGCCATCAATGAAGACCAGATCACGGAGAAGGTGCTCTCCACCATGGCGGTAAGGCTTTCCAAAGAGCAGCTGGATGTGGTGACACAGATTCTGGCCCAGAAAGTCTCCATTATCACAGGGGGGCCGGGTACTGGAAAGACCACCCTGGTCAGGGCCCTTTGCACGGTGTTCAAAGGGCTGGATCTCAAGGTGGTGCTAAGCGCGCCAACGGGCCGGGCCGCCCGCAGGCTTTCAGAGGTCACAGGTAAAAAAGCCTTTACCCTGCACAAGCTTTTAGGGTTTGACCATGAAACCGGGACCTTTGGGAAAAACTTTGCCAACCCTCTGGACCTGGATCTTTTTGTGGTGGATGAAGCCTCCATGGTGGATACTTTTTTGATGTACCGCCTGGTGGAGGCCATGCCCGCAGGCGCCAGCCTGATCCTGGTGGGAGACACCTTTCAGCTGCCCTCGGTGGGGCCGGGCAATGTATTGTCCGATCTTATCGAGTCAAAATGTGTGGAGATTTTTTCGCTGACCCGGATTTTTCGCCAGGCCCTTGAAAGCCCTATTGTCATGCATGCCCATGCCATACGCAAAGGCCGGATGCCCGATATAAAATCGGCCGGGCCTGATACGGCATCTGAGTTTTACTTTATTGAAACCCGGGAGCCCTCCCGGGTGGTTGAGACCATTTCAGAACTTTGCGCAAAGCGGATTCCCAAGGCCTTTCCCCATATTGAAGAGGTCCAGGTTCTCACCCCCATGCACCGGGGGGAAGCCGGCACCATCAACCTCAATCAGCAGCTCCAGGCGGTCCTCAACACCTCGGCCGGGGGCATTGAGAGTCATGGGGTGGTTTTCAAGCCCGGAGACAAGGTCATGCATCTTAAGAACAACTATGAAAAAGAGGTGTTTAACGGGGATATCGGCCGGGTGGCAGAGGCGGACAAGACCAAGGGAAAAGTGGTGGTGGACTATGAGGGCCGGAGAGTTCCCTATGAACTGCTCGAACTGGACGAACTTACCCTGGCCTATACCATTTCCGTACACAAGTCCCAGGGCTCGGAATATCAGGCCGTGATCATTGCCCTGACCCTTCCCCATTTTCTCCTTCTTCAGCGAAATCTGCTCTATACCGCCATGACCCGGGGAAAACACCTGGTCATCATTGTGGGCTCTTCTAAGGCCTTTGAAACCGCGTTTGAAAACAATAAAACCGCCCTGCGTCTTTCCGGACTCAAGCAGCGGCTGATAGATGTTTAG
- the gmhB gene encoding D-glycero-beta-D-manno-heptose 1,7-bisphosphate 7-phosphatase yields MTHTIFLDRDGVINVDSPDYIKTPDEFHFIPRSPEAVALLTAHGFEVVIITNQSAVGRKMITQKTLEAIFDRMTAGVEAAGGRIKDIFFCPHAPDENCPCRKPLPGLIIQAVDRHRMDLEKAVMVGDSAKDIECGIAAGCANNILVATGNGHKALALLSDRNIIPDFFAQDLYAAATWIISTLAPLP; encoded by the coding sequence ATGACACATACGATTTTTTTAGACCGGGACGGGGTGATCAATGTGGATTCTCCTGATTATATCAAAACCCCGGATGAGTTTCACTTTATTCCCCGAAGTCCCGAGGCCGTTGCCTTGCTGACAGCCCACGGGTTTGAGGTGGTGATCATTACCAACCAGTCTGCTGTCGGGCGCAAGATGATTACCCAAAAGACCCTGGAGGCGATTTTTGACCGGATGACCGCCGGGGTGGAAGCGGCCGGGGGGCGGATAAAGGATATTTTTTTCTGCCCCCATGCCCCGGATGAAAACTGCCCTTGCAGAAAACCTTTGCCCGGCCTTATTATTCAGGCGGTTGACCGCCACAGGATGGATCTTGAAAAAGCGGTGATGGTGGGGGATTCAGCCAAGGATATTGAATGCGGGATTGCTGCCGGCTGCGCAAACAATATTCTGGTGGCCACGGGCAACGGGCACAAGGCCTTGGCCTTGCTTTCAGACCGCAATATTATCCCTGATTTTTTTGCCCAGGACCTTTACGCGGCGGCCACCTGGATTATTTCCACCCTTGCCCCCCTGCCATGA
- a CDS encoding septal ring lytic transglycosylase RlpA family protein: MKNKFTPYLIILISCLALACAGCASKVKDPYKGQHRPPKKTSSGKTPATQRPYTIKGKQYVPLATASGYVEKGTASWYGKKFHGRKTSNGETYNMYAMTAAHKTLPMNTWVRVENLNNGQQIQVRVNDRGPFVTGRIIDLSYSGAHKIGMVGPGTARVRVTALGRATSYSKKDHTPVAFKPVDYWKGNFTVQVGAFKVKTNAEAYRKKLSATYLNAHIVPYEDDRGQFYRVRIGKFSNLKDAVRFSDQLEGFGHTFAVAE, translated from the coding sequence ATGAAAAATAAATTTACCCCGTATCTGATTATTTTGATCTCTTGTCTTGCCCTGGCCTGTGCCGGGTGCGCCTCAAAAGTGAAAGACCCTTACAAAGGCCAACATCGGCCGCCCAAGAAAACAAGTTCGGGCAAAACCCCTGCCACCCAGAGGCCCTATACCATAAAGGGAAAACAATATGTGCCCCTGGCCACGGCCAGCGGGTATGTGGAAAAGGGAACCGCCTCCTGGTATGGTAAAAAATTTCATGGCCGGAAAACCTCCAACGGAGAAACCTATAATATGTATGCCATGACCGCGGCCCATAAAACCTTGCCCATGAACACCTGGGTCAGGGTGGAAAATTTGAACAATGGTCAGCAGATTCAGGTGCGGGTCAATGACCGGGGGCCGTTTGTCACAGGAAGGATTATTGATCTGTCCTATTCCGGGGCCCATAAAATCGGCATGGTCGGTCCTGGCACGGCAAGGGTGAGGGTCACGGCTTTGGGCCGGGCCACCTCCTATTCCAAAAAAGACCATACACCTGTGGCATTCAAGCCTGTGGATTATTGGAAGGGCAATTTCACCGTACAGGTGGGGGCCTTCAAGGTGAAAACCAATGCAGAGGCCTACCGCAAAAAATTATCTGCCACCTATCTTAACGCCCATATTGTCCCGTATGAAGATGACCGGGGGCAGTTTTACCGGGTAAGGATCGGAAAGTTTTCCAATCTCAAGGATGCGGTCAGGTTCAGTGACCAGCTTGAGGGGTTCGGCCACACCTTTGCCGTTGCCGAGTAA